The Lolium perenne isolate Kyuss_39 chromosome 6, Kyuss_2.0, whole genome shotgun sequence genome segment gccgcctcctgcgtctccgggaaggccgctgcaagaagaagaagcatgtcagaagccatcaaagccgaaataagctgaaaaatgcaaattttcgaagtcctaaagtaagcctggcggcagccggcaagaaccgactgcccccagcccgaagatggagattccgaagctctaaagtaagcctggcggcagccggcaagaaccgactgcccccagcccgaagatggagatatcgaaaaatcagaagtttctgctgccggctaccaacgaaagtcggcagtcgacagccgaaagccggcacagggtaggaacataaagatgcactcacccgccaagccgcgatcaagcgcgctaaaGTCATCAGTCCAGcgtttggcggtagccgtcagctctgtggacttggcagtgacctcctcctgcagcacaagccgctgcttctccacctccgacagccgccggctcagatcatccaccttctccttctccgccgtcctgagggagttgagctcggtgatgtggttcttctccagcaggcgcagccgtgtcagctcctgctcagccagcttgagcttggctgcggcagatcggcccgcctcctcgctctcggcgcactgcgcgcgagcggctcggagatccgactccagctgcgggaccttggcggcctcaactgcgaggcggccggaaagaaatgtcagccaaccaagattaagaaagaaacaagacatcaagtcgaaagaagcatagagcttacccttgacagcctccagctcgcgagccaagccggctcgctcgatcttagccttgtggtagctggtcaccacctggttgtacaagaaggtgcgccgctcctcaaccgtctgaaagaatcagttgctTAGACAAGACCTGGACTGGCTTCAGGCAGCCGGCCCacgtctcggagggctaccagaacaagaaaattgcaaaagaaaagaaaacacaccttctcagcatcctccagcgtcgccagctgggcaagggtctcggcggccttggtcttgaggctggcccgatagccggagaaaagcatcttcatgggcgccgtgccaggctgcccctcccggctgagtacctcgcaggagttcgcctgatgccatgccctctccatggttcctgccgagccaaagctggagtcggaggcggatggcacagccaccagccgggcacccttggccacatgaaggccctcagacgggcccgctgcgccctccgtcctcaccagcgcgtgcgagtcggcgccctccgtgcgcgccggctcgtccctcgccggctcctgcctggttggctcgtccctcgtcggccgaggcggcggcgtcgctccggcgcagcggatggcccagccggcccagctgtctccggcgcacagggcgccctccggactctcgtccaactccaccacggtgggcctgctgccggctccggccgcggcggcgcggcccccgcCGGCGCCAGTCCTAggagcagccccgccggctccggccccggctgaaggcggcatgccccgcccggccccggcGGCCGAAGAggcgtccggcgcgggaacatgtcgtccggcgtcggctgccgcgttggctcgacccgcgtgccgcgatctggcgcggaggccagcggcacggcaaaggaagaagcccctgtcgcaggcggcggcggcgtaggtgcgcgcgaggaaggttgcggcgtctgctccctcctctggcgcggaagcggcgacaccacgcgtggagcttgccgggagccgccgccctgagcaaacttgataggggccctagccggataaacagaaagataataagcataaaagtaaggaaagaaaaggaatcaaacaagaaaaagagaaagagaactcacccggcttgctccgggaccttcttcggctgctgccggcgctgcttcttcgccttcgcctccaaggcggcggtggagccggctcgtttcgtgcccttgggcgccgaagtcgccgtggtgcttggcggcctcgagcgcagaggcacggcggggattggccccgtgccggacgtcgccggctcctcctcctcctcctggtgctctggtgaagggggcggattgtgctccccctggccgcctagatcaggcgcctgcggcagatcgtcgtcgccggcatggtcgccggcttggtcagccggatcgacgagatccggcgtccacctcttcgtcgccaggtcgccgtcctcggcgttctggcgctcaaaaacctagaaagacagaaaagcatgagcatatgacaagccggaagtcggcagaagaaaaaagaagtcggcctcgcagccgcaagccggaaaatggcaaagactcgaagcttacccgcgccggtggatggttcctgtcgcagggcgccagcccgtagctccagtcctccgccaagttcgccttggtgatgtggttcacccggctggccacctgggccttggtgagcggcgccttggacgtccggttcggatcgaaccggccggacatgtgcccgatcttgtgggtgcgcatctggagcggcagcacccggcgctcggcgatggtgcagagaagatcttcggcagtcagcccgcctgcggtggctgtcgccaggagatcccagagcaggttcacctcggcgttctggtccgtcgagcgggcgttgtggctccagttgatccggccgactggaggagccggattgaactccggcaggttgatccggtcgacgagctccccctcgttgcgcacgtagaagaatgacatttgccagttcttcaccgagtcgacggtggggatcttggggaaaggcgtaccaggccgggtgtagatcgaggcggcgccgcaggctcgcaggcggccgtcgttggtctgcgccttcaagaagaagagccggctccagaagtcgatgtcgggccacaagccggcgtaagcctccatgaacgctacgaagcagctcaggaggacgcacgcgttggccggcaggtggtgcggctggaggccgaagtggtcgaggaattgccgaaagaacggcgaagccggcagacccagcccgcggtcgaggtgcgcgccaaagacgacgcgctcgccgttcctcggctcgggctccgtctcctcgccgggcacccgcgtgatgacCGACCGCGGGACTCGCCGGAGGCGTACTaggcgctcgatgtcgtcctcctgcatgtaggagcccctccacgatccgctgggggacgccattgacgaggtcaaggaagaagatgaccaggagaggctgaacggcgaggaagaaccttgcgatcgcggcggcgacagcggcggctgaggacgctccgtcgagacgcgcggccccgtggcgccggattggcggagtggcggcggcggatcggtggagattcgcccgccggagttcgccagcggaagaTGTTCGCCGGAGCAGCGGCGAGCTCGAGCGCGCAGAGGATAGCGATGGGAGCGAgagtgcgaggaagaagaagtggcaagtggccgcctcgaggcgctcccccgcggcatttatagcctcctgccgcgggcggttggcctccaagtggcggtcgtgggccgtaactccccggatttactgcgccgtaactgcgcgtaactcctcccacgtctacaacggttatcggaaacggccacaccacgtcgcccactaccgcaccggatccggagggacatcgatgtgaccagacgaaccgaccgccgggccaggcgtcagacccgtcaagtcgggcgcaggacccgaggcggcggagactccggcgcacagcgagccggagccggacaagaagTTTCACTCGAGCCAAAatccatcagcaaggcggagacgccatcagatcttgcgagaaagcaaaaactgcacAAGTATGAAAAgcagccggctagaagcagccggcaggcacgagccggatgagggcgcagccggctgaatggaaattctcagtcggcccctccaagtgccgtctaatatactcgagaagccaggaaaacctgcctaggtccttctgggcgcaggaccttgccagcttcgggggctaatgtcggggggaagaccccgggtagggcaatggacgcggagcaaccggctggccactggccggctcgcggcaaaggccggctgaggtgcagccggctggcgccgtggccggctggtccggaagccggctggctctaggtcctagtcggcctggctacggccaccaatgctgtagctgggccggcttctacaagccatatccgactggggcttgaacctcagaccgactcgaggctggcgagtcttgcactggaaggaaccgggttggtgatccgggttcctaaagtccacgctgactccatcttccgtaatgcgcggggcactgtggagcaatagtgccacgcgcaggCCGTCAgaagcttacgacgatccgtaccggccacagtggctgacggcgacagggacacctcctccataccgctgaccgtggcagccggatgggacaggccatgacgctcaaccactcctgacgtcaccgcctcgggaaggagcgggagccgaagccggccaaaccggccagtagactatagggtcttatgtgtaaaagtgccggtgcctatataagccgcactacccctctagtgcggggacgatcgatcatttattgctttcacctacctacagagctgccctgtgagagagaccatcgtctcccttagcctctcagggccagccggacacagctcaaggagcaaccttgtactgTGTGACCATCATATACACTcacagcaggagtagaggttttacctccatcggagggcctcgaacctgggtacgtcgccgtgtcgctcgtgcccatacccgcttccggataccgccgtgagatctctcaggaaccacttcgattagccaccctatggcatatgccgtgacgataccacgacaccccaggcgccctcctgcgccgcctctttgcctatataagccctttcgacctaaaaacgcgacacgaattgacgaaactctagaaagactccaggggcgccgccgccatcgcgaaactccaattcgggggacagaagtctctgttccggcaccctgccgggacggggaagtgcccccggaagccatctccatcgacgccaccgcctccatcatgctctgtgagtagttcccccatggactacgggttctagcagtagctagttggtactctctctcccatgtggttcaatacaatgatcgcatgagctgccttacatgattgagatccatctgatgtaatcggtgttgtgtttgttgggatccgatggatgatacattatgattagtctatccataaagtttgtgaagttattattgctgcaatcttattatgcttaatgcttgtcactagggcccgagtggcatgatcttagatttaagctctataattattgcttagattgtatctacaagttgtttgcacatattgctgtccggaacccgagaccccaaagtgacagaaattgggacaaccggaggggaaggctgtgatatgaggatcacatgttttcaccaagtgttaatgctttgctccggtgctctattaaaaggagtaccttaatagccagtagattcccttgaggcccggctgccaccggctggtaggacgaaagatgttgtgcaagtttctcattgcgagcacgtacgactatatatggaaaacatgcctacataattaataatcttgatgttctgtcttaatgctatttcaatcctatcaattgcccaactgtaatttgttcacccacaattttcacttgttattggagagttaccactagtgtagatcgctgggaaccccggtccatctctcatcatcatatacttgttctatatgtcattggaagtagtatcaactattttctggtgtcgtc includes the following:
- the LOC127305116 gene encoding uncharacterized protein, whose protein sequence is MPRGSASRRPLATSSSSHSRSHRYPLRARARRCSGEHLPLANSGGRISTDPPPPLRQSGATGPRVSTERPQPPLSPPRSQGSSSPFSLSWSSSSLTSSMASPSGSWRGSYMQEDDIERLVRLRRVPRSVITRVPGEETEPEPRNGERVVFGAHLDRGLGLPASPFFRQFLDHFGLQPHHLPANACVLLSCFVAFMEAYAGLWPDIDFWSRLFFLKAQTNDGRLRACGAASIYTRPGTPFPKIPTVDSVKNWQMSFFYVRNEGELVDRINLPEFNPAPPVGRINWSHNARSTDQNAEVNLLWDLLATATAGGLTAEDLLCTIAERRVLPLQMRTHKIGHMSGRFDPNRTSKAPLTKAQVASRVNHITKANLAEDWSYGLAPCDRNHPPARVFERQNAEDGDLATKRWTPDLVDPADQAGDHAGDDDLPQAPDLGGQGEHNPPPSPEHQEEEEEPATSGTGPIPAVPLRSRPPSTTATSAPKGTKRAGSTAALEAKAKKQRRQQPKKVPEQAGAPIKFAQGGGSRQAPRVVSPLPRQRREQTPQPSSRAPTPPPPATGASSFAVPLASAPDRGTRVEPTRQPTPDDIWAGWAIRCAGATPPPRPTRDEPTRQEPARDEPARTEGADSHALVRTEGAAGPSEGLHVAKGARLVAVPSASDSSFGSAGTMERAWHQANSCEVLSREGQPGTAPMKMLFSGYRASLKTKAAETLAQLATLEDAEKTVEERRTFLYNQVVTSYHKAKIERAGLARELEAVKVEAAKVPQLESDLRAARAQCAESEEAGRSAAAKLKLAEQELTRLRLLEKNHITELNSLRTAEKEKVDDLSRRLSEVEKQRLVLQEEVTAKSTELTATAKRWTDDFSALDRGLAAAFPETQEAALAAVGVARDSRRRETGEGSSEYFSMEDHLASMAARIEPVTKLGWELRKAAEELVPMLWPGEAVPQDISGLISAMERAPDRFLDWKESATRAGADMALSFVLSWYNEVDLGQLESRRAGVETKLPADLKAARLARASTIAEFVDKTLFVADPNPPPSNDEEYMDEEEAEDVPEDDPAAGSTDAPPA